The following is a genomic window from Miltoncostaea oceani.
CGATCCGCTGGTACCCGACCCCGGGGGCGACCTCCTGGATGGCCGGCGGCTTCGGGGGCGGCAGCGCCTCGACCGGCGCCGCGGCGGCGGCGCCGGGCACGGCGAGGAGGACGGCGAGCGTGGTGAGGCGGGTCCGTGACATGGCCGCGAACCCAATCACGTGACGGCGACGTCACACAGGAGGGCGGGCCCCGCGACGTCTGCGAGACTCGCGCCGTGACCATCGCCCTCCTGACGGTCGCCGTCGGCGCGCTCGTCGTCGCCGCCGTGCTCGGCGTCGCCGCGCGCCGGGCCGCCCGGGAGGCCTCCGCCGCCCGGTCCGAGGCCGCCGCCGCGGTCGCCGCCGCCGCCGTCGCGGAGGGGCGGCGCCACCAGCTCCTGGAGGGCCTGCCGTTCACGACGCTGCGCGTCGACCGCGACGCGCGGGTGGTCGAGGCGAACCGCGCGGCGCTCGGGCGGTTCCCCTTCCTCGACCGGGGGATGGGCGTCCTCGAGTCGTTCAGCGAGCACGAGCTGGCCGGCCGGGTGCAGTCCGCCCTCGACGGCATGACCGCCGAGCGCTTCGAGGTGCGGCTGTTCGCCGACGGCCGGCGCACCTACCGCGTGGCGGTCGAGCCGTACGAGGTGGGGGACACCCGCGAGGCCCTCGTCTTCCTCACCGACGCGAGCGAGGCCGCCGACTACCAGGAGCTGCGGTCGCAGTTCGTCGCGAACGTCTCCCACGAGCTGCGGACGCCGTTGACGGGGTTGCGGGCGCTGCTGGAGGCCCTCGACGACCCCGCGATGGACGAGGGCACCCGCCGCGACTTCGTGGGGCGCGCGTCGCGCGAGACGGCGCGCCTGGAGGCCCTGATCGCCGACATCCTGTTCCTCTCGGAGCTGGAGGCGACCCAGGGGATGCCCTCCGGCGCGCGCAGCGACCTGGCCGTCGCCGCCGCGGCCACCGCGCAGGAGCTCGCCCCGGCCGCGGCCGAGCAGCGCGTCCGGCTCGTCGTGGACGGCGACGGCGAGGCGTGGACGCCCCTCACCGAGCGCATGTCCCGCACCGTCGTGCGGAACCTCCTCGAGAACGCGGTGAAGTACGCCGGCCACGGCGCGACGGCGCGGGCGACGGTGCGCCGGCGCGGCGACGACGTGGTCCTGACGGTGTCCGACGACGGGGCCGGCATCCCCGAGATGCACCTGCCGCACGTCTTCGAGCGCTTCTACCGGGCGGATCCGTCGCGGTCGAAGCGCATGGGCGGCACCGGCCTCGGGATGTCGATCGTGAAGCACATCGCCGAGCGCTTCGGGGGGACCGCCGAGGCCACGTCCCGGGAGGGCTTCGGCACCACCGTCACGATCACGATCCCGGCCCCGGAGGACGCGGACGGCCGCTGAGGGCGGCCCGTGATAGCGTCCCGCGTCGCCGTATGGCCGTGCCCCTCATGGACATCCAGGCCCAGTACGGGCCCCTCCGCGCCGAGCTCGACGCCGCACTCGCGGGCGTCCTCGACAGCGGTCGCTTCATCCTCGGTCCCGAGGGCCGCGCCCTGGAGGCCACGGTCTCGGAGCGCCTCGACGGGCGCCCCTGCGCCGGCGTCGCCAACGGCACCGACGCGCTCGTCATCGCGCTGAACGCCCTCGACGTCGGTCCGGGCGACGAGGTCATCACGACCCCGTACACGTTCTACGCGACCGCCGAGGCCATTGCGCGGGTCGGCGCCACCCCCGTCTTCGCGGACATCGACCCGGTCACGTACTGCCTCGACCCGGCGAAGGTGCGCGAGCGGATCGGCCCCCGCACGAAGGCGATCCTCCCGGTCCACATCTTCGGCCACCCCGCCGACATGCCGGCGATCATGGAGATCGCGCGGGAGCACGGCCTCGTCGTCGTCGAGGACTCCGCGCAGGCGTTCGGCGCCCGGACCGCCGAGGGCGAGATCGGGACGTTCGGCGACGCCGCGACCTTCAGCTTCTTCCCCACGAAGAACTTCCCGGGGATGGGCGACGGCGGCATGGTCGTCTGCCGCGACGAGGCCCTCGCCGACCGGGTGAAGCGGCTGCGCTTCCACGGCTCGAAGGACAAGGTCGTGTTCGAGGAGGTCGGCTACAACTCGCGGCTCGACGACCTGCAGGCCGCGATCATCCGCGTCTTCTACCCGCACCTCGACGGGTGGAACGCCGCGCGCGCGCAGGCCGCCGCCTGGTACGCGGAGGAGGGGCTCGGCGACGTCATGGCGCTGCCCGCCACCGCCGAGGGCGCCCGCCACATCTTCCACCTCTACATGGCCCGCCACCCGCGGCGCGACGACATCCGCGCCGGGCTGGCCGAGGCCGGCGTCGCGAGCGCCGTCTACTACGGCATCCCGATGCACCTGCAGCCCGTCTTCGCGGGCCTCGGGTACACGGCCGGCGACCTGCCGGTGGCCGAGGAGGCCGCCGCGAGCGCCCTCGCGCTGCCGATGCACCCGAACCTCACGCGCGACGACGTCGCCGAGGTGGTCGCCGCCGCGAGCCTCGCCCTGGAGCGCGCCGGCGCCGCGTCGTCCCCGTAACCCGCGGCGCGAGGTGACCGGCCCGTGAGGATCTGGGTCGACATCACCAACTCGCCGCACGCGGTCATCTTCCGCCCGCTGATCGCGCGCCTGCGCGACCGAGGTCACGAGGTGACGGTGACCGCCCGCGAGTTCGCCCAGACGATCGGGCTGCTCGACCGCTTCGGGATCGCCCACACCAGCATCGGCGCGCACGGCGGGGGCGCGCCGCGCGACAAGGCCCGCGCGATGGCCGGGCGGTCGTCGGCGCTGGTGCGCTTCGCCCGCCGCGAGCGCTTCGACCTGGCCGTCGCCCACGGCAGCACCGACCAGCCGATCGCGGCGCGCCTCGCGGGCACCCCCCAGGTCACGATGTTCGACTACGAGTACGCCACCGCGATGCACCACTGGAACGGCCGGTGGGCGACGCGGGTGCTGGTGCCCGCCGCGATCCCCGAGGAGGCCCTCGCCCGCTACGGCATGCGGCCCCCGAAGCTGGTGCGCTACCCGGGGCTGAAGGAGGAGTACTACCTCGCCGACCACGCCGTCGACCCGGGCGTGGTGACCGAGCTGGGGCTCGACCCCGACGGCGTGATCGCGGTCCTGCGCCCGCCGCCCGAGGTCACGCTCTACCACCGCGGCGCCTCGACCGACCTCTTCGCCGCGACCCTCGCCCGGCTGCTCGACGCGGCCCCCGGCGTGCAGACGGTGGTGCTGCCGCGCACCGCCGAGCAGCGCGCGTCCCTGGAGGGGACCGCCGCGATCGTGCCGCCCGGGCCGATCGACGGGCCGAGCCTCGTGGCGGCCGCCGACCTCGTCGTCAGCGCCGGCGGGACGATGAACCGCGAGGCCGCGGCCCTCGGCGTCCCCGCCTACACGCCGTTCGCCGCCCGCCTCGGCGCCGTCGACCGCGCCCTGATCGCCGACGGCCGCCTGCGGCGCCTCGAGGCCCCCGGCGACGTCGTGCTCGAGCGCCGCGCCCGCGGGGCGGCGCCGCCGCTGCGCGACCCCGAGATCCTGATCGACCTGATTCTCGGGGCCGTCCGGGGTAGAGTGGAGCCCTCGTGAGCCGTGCTCCACTCAACTGGAGCCCCCGGGCGTTCGCTCACCGTGCCGCGCAGATCGCGGTCGATACGGGGCTCGTCGTGGCCGCCTACTGGCTGGCCTTCTACTTCCGCTTCGACGGCAACGTCCCCGGTCGGTACGAGCGGCTGTTCGCCGCGACCGTCGGCATCGTGGTCGTCATCAAGCTGGCGACCTTCGTCGCGATGCGCTTCTACACCAAGTGGTGGCGCTTCACGAGCCTCCGCGACCTCCAGGCGATCGTCCTCGCCGCGGCGGTGTCGAGCCTGCTCGTCACGGCCGTCCTGTCGCAGTGGCGCCCCGGCGACGTCGTCCCGATCCCCCGCGGCGTCCTGCTCTTCGACCTGGTCCTGACGCTCACCCTGATCGGCGGCGCCCGGTTCGCGGTGCGCAGCGTCATCGAGCGCCCCCCGCGCACGGAGCTGGTGTCGAGCGGCCGTGAGGTGCTGATCTGCGGCGCCGGCGACGCCGGCAACACGCTGCTGCGGGAGATGAAGCGCAACCGCGACCTCGGGTACACGCCCGTCGGCCTGATCGACGACGACCCCCGCAAGCGCCGCCTCCGCGTGCAGGGCACCCGGGTGCGCGGCACCCGCGCCGACCTGCCCCGCGTGCTGCGCGAGGTGCACGTCGACGAGGTCATCATCGCCATGCCGTCGGCGTCGGGGCGCACCCGCCAGGAGATCGTCGAGGTCTGCCGCCAGGCCGGCGTGAAGTGCACGACCCTGCCGGGCCTGCCGGAGCTGATCACCGGCGAGGTGGGCGTCAGCCTGCTGCGCGAGGTCCGCGTCGAGGACGTCCTCGGCCGCGCCCCCGTCGAGATCGACTTCGCCCGCGTCGCCCGTTACCTCAACGGCCGGTCGGTGCTCGTCACCGGCGCCGGCGGCTCCATCGGCCGCGAGCTGTGCCGCCAGGTCGCCGCGATCGGCGCCCGCCGCCTCGTGATGGTCGACCACGCCGAGAACAACCTCTTCGAGATCGACATGGCGCTGCGCGAGCGCGGCCACGCGGGGATGCTCGTCCCGGTCATCGCGGACTGCAAGGACGAGGTCGCGATGGAGCGCGTCTTCGCGACCGAGCGCCCCGAGATCGTGTTCCACGCCGCGGCGTACAAGCACGTGCCGATGATGGAGCTCAACCCGCTGCAGGCCGTGGCGAACAACGCGATCGGCACGTCGGTGCTCGCGAACCTGTCGGAGCGCTTCGGCGTCGACCGGTTCTGCCTGATCTCGACCGACAAGGCCGTGGAGCCGAAGACCGTGATGGGCGCCTCGAAGGCGCTGGCCGAGCGCGTCATCGAGGCGCGCGGCGCCGGCGCCTCCCCGACGCGCTTCGCGGCCGTCCGGTTCGGCAACGTGCTCGGCAGCTCCGGCTCCGTGCTCCCGATCTTCCAGCGCCAGATCGAGCAGGGCGGGCCGGTGACGGTCACGCACGCCGAGATGACGCGCTTCTTCATGACGATCCCCGAGGCGGTCCAGCTCGTGATCGAGGCGACCGGCATCGCCGACGGCGGTGACATCTTCGTCCTCGAGATGGGCGAGCCGGTCCGGATCATGGACCTGGCCGAGCGCATGATCGAGCTGTCCGGGCACCGTCCCGGTCAGGACATCGCGATCGAGGTGGTGGGTATCCGACCCGGCGAGAAGCTCCACGAGGAGCTGTTCAACGTGGACGAGGAGGTGGTCTCGACGCGCTACGGCAAGATCCGCCGCGCGACCCGGCCCGCCTTCGACCCGGACGAGCTGCACCGCGGTCTCGCGGAGCTGCAGCGGCGCGTCCGGACCGGCCGGCCCGAGCCGGTGGTCGACGCCCTGTGGGCCGCACTGCGCGGCGGCAGGGGCGACGGCGCCGGCGGCGAAGGATCGATCCCGCACACCTCCACGACCACCGAGGAGCGTCCATGACCGTCATCACACTCACCGAGGCCGAGCGGCTCCCCGCCGGCGCCTCGCCGGTCGCTCCCTGGGGCCTGCTGTCGCGTGTCCACCGCCCGTGCCCCGACCACGCCGGCGAGTGCCGCTGCGTCGGCCGCAACGACGACGAGGGCGCCCTCGTCTTCTGGTGCGAGCGCGAGGAGCACCACTTCCGCGCACGCTAGGGGCGGGGCCTAGAGCGCCCGTCCCGAGGGGGCGGCGCCCGGGGTCCGCACCGGCCGCAGCCGGGACCACCCGGCGTGGACGATGAAGACCGTCCAGGCGGCGATGCCGACGAACTTCGCGCCGTCCTCGATCACGGAGTGCAGGGTCGTCTCCTCCTCGGCGAGGACGTCGGAGACGACCGAGACGGTGAAGGCGGCGAGCGACAGCGCGAGGATCGGCCACGCCGAGGTCGTCACGAACCGGCGCAGCGCGACGAGCACCACGACGACGCCGAGCGCGTAGCCCGCGAGGATCGTGTCCTGGGCGATGCCGAGGACGTTCGGGCCGAACTGCTCGTGCAGCAGGAACAGGTCGTCGACCGCGAGGACGACGGTGACCGCGCCGAGCGCCAGCACCGCGCGACCGGCCCCGGTGTCGCCCTCGCGCCAGAGCAGGGGGCCGAGGAGGGCGGCGGCCGTCGCGCCCGTCCACCAGACCAGCACGCCCATGTTCGAGAACACGCCGGCGTGGGCGGGTCCGTCGGCGGCGACGACGGGGTCCGCGGCGACGGTGCGGAACGAGATGCCCCGGGCCTCGGTGACCAGCCAGACGACGCCGACGACGGCCGCGGCGCCGAGGGCGACCAGCGCGGCGGCCAGGAACGCGCGGCCGGTTCGGGGGGGACGGGACACCGCCGGGGAGGGTATGTGACAGCACTGTCACAAACCAACCGCCCGGTGGGGCGGGATGGACCTACCCGGAGGTGTGGGTGAAGGGCAGCTTCACGTGGTGCGCGGTGCGGGCCTCGATGACGTACACCACGGTCTGGGGGCTGCGCCACGGGAACGGCTCGCCCGTGTACGTCCGGGACAGCTCGTCGGCGATGTCGAGGGCCGCGTCGCCGTCGATGCGGCCGACGACGCGCCCCCGGACGTCGCACTGCCGGTAGGGGTCGTCGATGTCGACGGCCGACAGCGCGACGCGCGCGTCGCGCTCCAGGTTGCGGGCCTTGCGGCTCGTCGTCTGCGTGAACAGCACGAGGCGGTCGTCGTCGCGCACGCCGATCCAGACGGGAACCGAGTGCGGTGACCCGTCGGGGAGGATCGTCGCGAGGTGGGCGAACGCCCGGCCCCGCAGGACGTCGCGGACGTCGTCGGGGAGCGCGGTCACCGGGCGCCCCCCGGCGGGGCCGGCGCGGCGTCGTCGTCCCACGCGGCGACCCACGCCTCGATCTCGCGGACGACGCGGGTGAGCGCCTGCCCCTTCTCGGTGAGGCGGTACTCGACCGCGCCGCCGCCGAGCTCGCGGCGCTCCATGAGCCCCGCGGCCTCCAGCTCGCGGAGGCGCTCGGCCAGCAGGCGGGCCGAGAGCCCCTCCACCGACCCGCGGATCTCGGTGAACCGGGCGGGGCCCTCCATGGCGGCCCGGATCACCGCCGCGCTCCAGCGGCGGCCGAGGAGCTCGGCCGCGCGCTGGTAGCGGTGGCAGACCGGAGTCAGGTGACGGCAGTCGTCCATCGTCCGGAGACTAACGCCGGCCCTACGCCGCGATCGACTCGTGGCGGTCGTGGGCGGGCTCGAGCGCGATGTCCAGGACCTCCCGGATCGTGAGGACCGGGTGCACGGTCACCTGCTCCAGGATCTCCGCCGGGACGTCGTCCAGGTCGCGGCGGTTGCGCTCCGGGATGATCACGTCCGTCAGCCCGGCCCGGTGGGCGGCGAGCACCTTCTGCTTCAGGCCGCCGATCGGGAGCACGCGGCCCTGCAGCGTCACCTCGCCGGTCATCCCGACGTTCGGCCGCACCGCGCGCCCGGAGGCGAGCGAGGCGATCGCGGTGATCATGGTGACGCCCGCCGACGGCCCGTCCTTCGGGATCGCGCCCGCCGGGACGTGCACGTGGACCTCCTTGCCCGCGAGGTCGGCGGGGTGGATGCCGACCTCCGTGCCGTGCGCCCGCGTCCACGAGAGCGCGATCCGCGCGGACTCGCGCATCACGTCGCCGAGCTGCCCGGTGAGCACGAGGCGCTCCCCGGGGCCGTCCGCCGTCATGGCGCTCGCCTCGACGAACAGCACGTCGCCGCCCGTCCCCGTGACCGCGAGGCCGGTCGCGACGCCCGGGATCGCCGTGCGCTCGGCCGCCTCGTGGTGGAACCGCGGCCGCCCGAGGGCGTCGTGGAGGTCGCCGGGTCCGATGGTGATCGGCCCCTCCGCCCCCTCCGCCACGCGGCGCGCCGCCTTGCGCAGCACCTTGCCGAGCTCCCGCTCGAGCGACCGCACCCCCGCCTCGCGGGTGTAGTCGCCGATGACGGCGCGCAGGGCGTCGTCGTCGACGGTGACCTCGTCCTCGCGCAGGCCGTTGCGCTCCACCTGGCGCGGCAGGAGGTAGCCGCGGGCGATCTGCAGCTTCTCGTCCTCGGTGTAGCCGTCGAGCGCGATGACCTCCATGCGGTCGAGCAGCGGGCCGGGGATGGTGTCGGCGACGTTCGCGGTGGCGATGAACAGGACCTCGGAGAGGTCGAGCTCCACGTCGAGGTAGTGGTCGCGGAAGCTGTGGTTCTGGGCGGGGTCGAGCACCTCGAGCAGGGCCGACGACGGGTCGCCGCGCCAGTCGGCGCCGACCTTGTCGATCTCGTCGAGCATGATCACGGGGTTCATCGTCCCGGCCTCGCGGAGGGCCCGGACGAGGCGGCCCGGCAGCGCGCCGACGTAGGTGCGCCGGTGCCCGCGGACCTCGGCCTCGTCGCGGATGCCGCCGAGGCTGATGCGCGCGAACTCGCGTCCGAGGGCCTTCGCCACGGACTGGCCGAGCGACGTCTTGCCGGTCCCCGGGGGGCCGACCAGCGTCAGGATGACGCCGCTGCGCCCCTCGTCCATCCCGCGCTCGCGGCGCAGGCGCCGGACGGACAGGTACTCGAGGATCCGCTCCTTGATGTCCTGCAGGCCGGCGTGGTCGGCGTCGAGCACCTCCCGCGCGCCGGCGACGTCGAGCTCCTCCTCGGAGCGGGTGCCCCACGGCAGTGAGACCATCCACTCGAGGTAGGTCCGGATCATCCCGGCCTCGGCGCCCTCGGGCTGCCGCTCCAGGCGCGCGAGCTCGCGCTCGGCCTCCTTCCGGGCGGCGTCCGGCATGGCGGACGCGGCGATCCGCTCCGACCAGTCGTCGCCGTCCTCGGGGTCCTCGCCGAGCTCCTTGCGGATGGCCGAGAGCTGCCGGCGCAGCAGCATCTCGCGCTGGCTCTTGTCGAGGCCGTCGGTGACGTCCTCGCGGATGCGCCGGCGCAGGCCGGCGTCGGCGAGGCGCTCGCGCTGGGCGTCGATGGCGAGGCGCAGGCGCGCGACGACGTCGACGGTGCCGAGCAGTTCCGCCTTCGTGGTGAGGGGGATCTCCGGCGCGTAGCCGGCGGTGTCCGCGAGTCGGCCGGGGTGGCTGATGCCGGCGAGGAAGTGCGCGACGCGCACCCGGTCGCCGCGGAGGTCGGCGACCTCCTCCACGACCGCGCGGTACTCGCGTGCCAGCGCGGCGGCCTCGGGGCCGGGGTCGTCCGGGTCGGGACGCTCGACGGCGCTGACACGAAGGCCGGACTCGCCGCCGATCGCCGGGCCGAGCTCGGCGCGGTGGACCGCCTCGATGGCGACGCCGCGGGTGCCGTCGGGCAGCGTGACCTCACCGACGATGGTGGCCACCACGCCGTGTGACATGAACCGCCCGTCGATGCGCGGCACGAGCAGGAAGCGGCCGTCCACGGCGCCGTCGAGCGCCTCGGCCTGGTCGTCGGAGGTGACGGGGAAGGTGACGCTCGTGCCGGGGAGCACCACGGCGTCGTCGAGGGGGAGGACCGGGAGGATGATGCTCTGGTCGTCCTGGTTCATCGGGGCGGCTCCTGGGGTGTGGGGTGCGGTGGTTACTCGGTGTAACCACGGCCGGCCAGGAGATTACTACTCGTAACCGCCGGGCGCCCCGGCCCCCCGCGCCACCGGGAGACCCCGCCGCGCGGCGTCGTGGAGGGCCCCCGCCGGGGCACCGCTAGGATCCGCGCGTGGACCTCCGCCAGCTCCTGACGTTCCGCACCGTCGTCGACAAGGGGTCGTTCTCCCAGGCGGCGGAGGAGCTCGAGGTGTCGCAGCCCGCCGTGTCGTTCCAGATCCGGGCCCTCGAGGAGCGCCTCGGCCACCGGCTGCTCGACCGCAGCGGCCGCCGCGTCGCCGTGACCGAGGCCGGCGAGGTCGTCTATCGCTACGCCCGCCGCATGATCGGCCTCGAGGCGGAGCTCGAGCGGGAGATGGGGGAGATCGGGACGCGCGTCGCCGGCCCCCTCGTGCTCGGCTCGTCCACCGGGCCCGGCGAGGTGCTGCTCCCCCGCCTGCTCGGCGCGTTCCACCGCGCCCACCCCGACGTCCGCGTCAGCCTCGCGGTGAGCGACACCCAGACGGTCTGCGAGCGCGTCCTCGACGACGAGCTGGAGCTCGGCGTCGTCGGCGCCGCCCGGCCCCAGCGCGGCCTCGTGTTCGAGCCGTTCGTCCGCGACGAGCTCGTCGCGATCGTCCCCCCCGCGCACCCCTTCGCGACCCGCGGGTCCGTGACCCTGGAGGAGCTCGTCGCCGAGCCGATGCTGATCCAGCAGGAGGGCTCCGGGGTCCGTTCGGTCGTGGAGGCGGCGATGCGCGAGGGCGGCCTGCGGGACCGCGACCTGCACGTCGCGATGGAGCTCGGCCTGCAGCAGTCGGTCAAGGCCGCCGTGCTCGACGGCTTCGGCATCACCGTCATCTCCAGCCTCGCCGTCGAGCGGGAGGTCGCCGAGGGGAGCCTCGTCGCGTTGCGCCTCGAGGGTCCCGGGCTCGAACGCCACTTCTTCGCGGTCCGCCACGCCGGCCGGACCCCGAAGCGCGTCACCGCGGCGTTCGTCGAGTTCGCCCGCGCGGAGCTCGGCGACATGGCCGCCACCGTGCCCCCCTCATAACGTCGCCTTATTGGAAGCATCGGACGGCGTGGAGTAGGGTCGGGCGGTGACGAGCCTCTCGGATGCGCGTGCCGACGTGCTGGTCGTCGGATCGGGTGGCGCGGGGATGTCGGCGGCCGTGAGCGCCGCCGGAGCGGGCGCGTCGGTCCTCGTGACCACGAAGTCCGCCCTCGGCGCCGGCAACACCGGCAAGGCCCAGGGGGGCATCCAGGCGGCCATGGGCGACGACGACTCGACGGAGTCCCACTTCGAGGACACCTTCGCCGCCGGTCACCACGCCGCGCGGCCCGAGCTGGTGCGCCGCCTCGCCGACGGGGGGCCCGAGGCGATCGCGTGGCTCGAGTCCATCGGTGTCGCGTTCACCCGCGACGAGGGGCGCCTGCGCCTGCTGCGGTGCGGCGGCGCGACCCGCAAGCGGCTGCTGCAGGCCGGTGAGCGCACCGGCGCCGAGATGGTCAAGGCGCTGCGCGGCGCGGTCCGCGCGAGCGGCGCCGAGGTGTGGGAGTCCACGCGTCTCATCGACCTCGCGCCCGACGGCGACGGCTGGGTCGCGACCGTCGCGCCCGGCGGCAACGGGGCGCGCCGCACCGTGCGCGCCGGGGCCGTCGTGCTCGCCGCGGGCGGCGGCCTGCGGGGCGAGGCCGAGGCGCTCGGCCTCGGCAGCACCAACCACCCCGACGCCACCCCCGAGGTCCTCCGCCTCGCGCTCGACCTGGGCGCCGAGGGCCGCGAGCTCGACTCGTGGCAACAGCACCCCACCGGCTCCGTCTGGCCGGAGGCGCTGTCCGGCTACGCCCTCCCCGAGACCACCCGCGCCTACGGGGCGACCCTCCACGACGCCGACGGCGAGCGCTTCGTCGACGAGCTCGCCCCGCGCGACGTCGTCGCCCAGGCGATCATCGACGCCGTCGAGCAGGGCCGCGGCGCGCTCGCGCCCGACGGCCGCGCCGGCGTCTGGCTCGACACGCCCGCCATCGACCGCGAGAACGGCGCCGGGTTCACCGCCGACCGCCTCGCGTACGTCCACAACCGCTACCGGAAGGCGGGGATCGACATCACACGAGAGCGCGTGCTGGTCTATCCGGTCCTGCACTACCGCAACGGCGGCCTCGCCATCGACGAGGACGCCGCGACGACCGTGCCCGGCGTGTTCGCCGCGGGTGAGATCGCCGGCGGGGTGCACGGCTCCAACCGCCTCATGGGCAACAGCCTCCTCGACACGGTCGTCTACGGGCGCCGGGCCGGCGCGAGCGCCGCGCGGGTGACCCGGTGACCGCGGGCCCGGCACCGGCGCCGGAGACGCGGCCCGTGAGCGCCCCCGAGTTCCTCGACCTGCCGGGGCGCCCGCCGAAGCCGCGCCAGGTGGGCGTCACCCACGTCATCGACAAGGGCCTGTCGCTGCAGGCCGTCGAGGGGATCCTCGACATGTCCGGCGACATGATCGACATCGTGAAGCTGGGCTGGGGGACGGCCTACGTCACCCGGACGCTCCGCGACAAGATCGCCCTCTACGAGAGCGCCGGCATCCCCGTCGTGCTCGGCGGGACGTTCTGGGAGGTCTGCGCCATCCAGAACAAGCTCGACGAGTGGCGCCGGTGGGTCACCGACCTCGGCCTCCGCCACGTGGAGGTCTCGGACGGGACGATCACCGTCGCCCACGAGACGAAGCTGGAGCACATCCACAGCC
Proteins encoded in this region:
- a CDS encoding sensor histidine kinase translates to MTIALLTVAVGALVVAAVLGVAARRAAREASAARSEAAAAVAAAAVAEGRRHQLLEGLPFTTLRVDRDARVVEANRAALGRFPFLDRGMGVLESFSEHELAGRVQSALDGMTAERFEVRLFADGRRTYRVAVEPYEVGDTREALVFLTDASEAADYQELRSQFVANVSHELRTPLTGLRALLEALDDPAMDEGTRRDFVGRASRETARLEALIADILFLSELEATQGMPSGARSDLAVAAAATAQELAPAAAEQRVRLVVDGDGEAWTPLTERMSRTVVRNLLENAVKYAGHGATARATVRRRGDDVVLTVSDDGAGIPEMHLPHVFERFYRADPSRSKRMGGTGLGMSIVKHIAERFGGTAEATSREGFGTTVTITIPAPEDADGR
- a CDS encoding DegT/DnrJ/EryC1/StrS family aminotransferase gives rise to the protein MAVPLMDIQAQYGPLRAELDAALAGVLDSGRFILGPEGRALEATVSERLDGRPCAGVANGTDALVIALNALDVGPGDEVITTPYTFYATAEAIARVGATPVFADIDPVTYCLDPAKVRERIGPRTKAILPVHIFGHPADMPAIMEIAREHGLVVVEDSAQAFGARTAEGEIGTFGDAATFSFFPTKNFPGMGDGGMVVCRDEALADRVKRLRFHGSKDKVVFEEVGYNSRLDDLQAAIIRVFYPHLDGWNAARAQAAAWYAEEGLGDVMALPATAEGARHIFHLYMARHPRRDDIRAGLAEAGVASAVYYGIPMHLQPVFAGLGYTAGDLPVAEEAAASALALPMHPNLTRDDVAEVVAAASLALERAGAASSP
- a CDS encoding DUF354 domain-containing protein → MRIWVDITNSPHAVIFRPLIARLRDRGHEVTVTAREFAQTIGLLDRFGIAHTSIGAHGGGAPRDKARAMAGRSSALVRFARRERFDLAVAHGSTDQPIAARLAGTPQVTMFDYEYATAMHHWNGRWATRVLVPAAIPEEALARYGMRPPKLVRYPGLKEEYYLADHAVDPGVVTELGLDPDGVIAVLRPPPEVTLYHRGASTDLFAATLARLLDAAPGVQTVVLPRTAEQRASLEGTAAIVPPGPIDGPSLVAAADLVVSAGGTMNREAAALGVPAYTPFAARLGAVDRALIADGRLRRLEAPGDVVLERRARGAAPPLRDPEILIDLILGAVRGRVEPS
- a CDS encoding polysaccharide biosynthesis protein, producing the protein MSRAPLNWSPRAFAHRAAQIAVDTGLVVAAYWLAFYFRFDGNVPGRYERLFAATVGIVVVIKLATFVAMRFYTKWWRFTSLRDLQAIVLAAAVSSLLVTAVLSQWRPGDVVPIPRGVLLFDLVLTLTLIGGARFAVRSVIERPPRTELVSSGREVLICGAGDAGNTLLREMKRNRDLGYTPVGLIDDDPRKRRLRVQGTRVRGTRADLPRVLREVHVDEVIIAMPSASGRTRQEIVEVCRQAGVKCTTLPGLPELITGEVGVSLLREVRVEDVLGRAPVEIDFARVARYLNGRSVLVTGAGGSIGRELCRQVAAIGARRLVMVDHAENNLFEIDMALRERGHAGMLVPVIADCKDEVAMERVFATERPEIVFHAAAYKHVPMMELNPLQAVANNAIGTSVLANLSERFGVDRFCLISTDKAVEPKTVMGASKALAERVIEARGAGASPTRFAAVRFGNVLGSSGSVLPIFQRQIEQGGPVTVTHAEMTRFFMTIPEAVQLVIEATGIADGGDIFVLEMGEPVRIMDLAERMIELSGHRPGQDIAIEVVGIRPGEKLHEELFNVDEEVVSTRYGKIRRATRPAFDPDELHRGLAELQRRVRTGRPEPVVDALWAALRGGRGDGAGGEGSIPHTSTTTEERP
- a CDS encoding PPOX class F420-dependent oxidoreductase; amino-acid sequence: MTALPDDVRDVLRGRAFAHLATILPDGSPHSVPVWIGVRDDDRLVLFTQTTSRKARNLERDARVALSAVDIDDPYRQCDVRGRVVGRIDGDAALDIADELSRTYTGEPFPWRSPQTVVYVIEARTAHHVKLPFTHTSG
- a CDS encoding winged helix-turn-helix transcriptional regulator, which translates into the protein MDDCRHLTPVCHRYQRAAELLGRRWSAAVIRAAMEGPARFTEIRGSVEGLSARLLAERLRELEAAGLMERRELGGGAVEYRLTEKGQALTRVVREIEAWVAAWDDDAAPAPPGGAR
- the lon gene encoding endopeptidase La, with translation MNQDDQSIILPVLPLDDAVVLPGTSVTFPVTSDDQAEALDGAVDGRFLLVPRIDGRFMSHGVVATIVGEVTLPDGTRGVAIEAVHRAELGPAIGGESGLRVSAVERPDPDDPGPEAAALAREYRAVVEEVADLRGDRVRVAHFLAGISHPGRLADTAGYAPEIPLTTKAELLGTVDVVARLRLAIDAQRERLADAGLRRRIREDVTDGLDKSQREMLLRRQLSAIRKELGEDPEDGDDWSERIAASAMPDAARKEAERELARLERQPEGAEAGMIRTYLEWMVSLPWGTRSEEELDVAGAREVLDADHAGLQDIKERILEYLSVRRLRRERGMDEGRSGVILTLVGPPGTGKTSLGQSVAKALGREFARISLGGIRDEAEVRGHRRTYVGALPGRLVRALREAGTMNPVIMLDEIDKVGADWRGDPSSALLEVLDPAQNHSFRDHYLDVELDLSEVLFIATANVADTIPGPLLDRMEVIALDGYTEDEKLQIARGYLLPRQVERNGLREDEVTVDDDALRAVIGDYTREAGVRSLERELGKVLRKAARRVAEGAEGPITIGPGDLHDALGRPRFHHEAAERTAIPGVATGLAVTGTGGDVLFVEASAMTADGPGERLVLTGQLGDVMRESARIALSWTRAHGTEVGIHPADLAGKEVHVHVPAGAIPKDGPSAGVTMITAIASLASGRAVRPNVGMTGEVTLQGRVLPIGGLKQKVLAAHRAGLTDVIIPERNRRDLDDVPAEILEQVTVHPVLTIREVLDIALEPAHDRHESIAA
- a CDS encoding selenium metabolism-associated LysR family transcriptional regulator, whose amino-acid sequence is MDLRQLLTFRTVVDKGSFSQAAEELEVSQPAVSFQIRALEERLGHRLLDRSGRRVAVTEAGEVVYRYARRMIGLEAELEREMGEIGTRVAGPLVLGSSTGPGEVLLPRLLGAFHRAHPDVRVSLAVSDTQTVCERVLDDELELGVVGAARPQRGLVFEPFVRDELVAIVPPAHPFATRGSVTLEELVAEPMLIQQEGSGVRSVVEAAMREGGLRDRDLHVAMELGLQQSVKAAVLDGFGITVISSLAVEREVAEGSLVALRLEGPGLERHFFAVRHAGRTPKRVTAAFVEFARAELGDMAATVPPS